A single window of Treponema denticola ATCC 35405 DNA harbors:
- a CDS encoding alpha-hydroxy-acid oxidizing protein: MSVNKKYKCRLCKECNGKACIGELPGMGGVFESANFILNCAEWKNYYTSDFYPLPRLRLAPMTGAVENVGYEDERQFYFDLIRASVKAGLALSIGDGYPDLKLFSGIEALRDVKKKGAVFLKPYPQMKLFERIEASMESAEIIGVDTDAYNIVTMRNLVHLEKKSAKDLAALKKYAKLPFAVKGIFTSYDIEVVKELKPDIAIISNHGGRIETDRGSVAAFVNSHLKEIKKYSGEVWADGGLRKREDFMAASSLGIEEVLIGRPCITALLRDRENGIKNFIDSILGKDLTKEACGSLGSGPLRSFEKP; encoded by the coding sequence ATGAGTGTGAACAAAAAATATAAGTGCCGATTATGTAAGGAATGTAACGGAAAAGCCTGCATAGGAGAGCTTCCCGGAATGGGAGGTGTCTTTGAAAGTGCTAATTTTATTTTAAACTGTGCCGAGTGGAAAAATTATTATACATCTGATTTCTATCCTCTGCCGAGGCTCCGCCTTGCTCCTATGACGGGAGCCGTAGAAAATGTCGGCTATGAGGACGAAAGGCAGTTTTATTTTGACCTTATAAGGGCATCGGTTAAGGCCGGCCTGGCTTTAAGCATAGGGGACGGCTATCCCGACTTAAAACTTTTTTCAGGGATCGAAGCCTTAAGGGATGTTAAAAAAAAGGGAGCGGTCTTTTTAAAACCATATCCTCAGATGAAGCTTTTTGAAAGAATTGAGGCCTCAATGGAGTCGGCGGAAATTATCGGGGTAGATACGGATGCTTATAATATTGTAACTATGCGGAATCTTGTTCACCTTGAAAAAAAGAGCGCAAAAGATTTGGCTGCTTTAAAAAAATATGCCAAGCTCCCCTTTGCAGTTAAGGGTATTTTTACCTCCTATGACATTGAAGTTGTGAAGGAGCTAAAACCCGACATTGCCATCATTTCAAATCACGGCGGCCGTATCGAAACCGATAGGGGGAGCGTTGCCGCATTTGTTAACTCTCATTTAAAAGAAATAAAAAAATATTCAGGCGAGGTTTGGGCTGACGGCGGCTTACGGAAAAGAGAAGATTTTATGGCTGCTTCTTCTTTAGGTATTGAAGAAGTTTTAATAGGCCGTCCCTGTATTACCGCCCTCCTTAGAGATAGGGAAAACGGCATAAAAAATTTTATCGATTCTATTTTAGGTAAAGATTTAACTAAAGAAGCTTGCGGCTCCTTAGGGAGCGGCCCTTTAAGGAGCTTTGAAAAACCTTGA
- a CDS encoding 16S rRNA pseudouridine(516) synthase: MKTRLDRILALSGLGSRSDVKKMIRKKNCCVDGVRIVSPSFILDTDLNKITIDGEPLVLRTNVYLMFNKPQGCVTSTSDPVHKTVMDYIKAPFDRMTLFPIGRLDIDTEGLLIITDDGEITHKITSPKSGTVKTYYLELSREPSDEEFKNYCEEFEKGIVLKNGYKCLPAKFEKCENKTGSFRSGFLMHITEGKFHQVKKMCLSAGNELCYLRRIAVGSIVLDETLKTGEYRELSAEEIDSLRDY; encoded by the coding sequence TTGAAAACCCGTTTGGATAGAATATTGGCCCTCAGCGGTTTAGGCTCCAGGAGTGATGTAAAAAAAATGATACGCAAAAAAAACTGCTGCGTCGACGGGGTGCGTATTGTTTCGCCTTCCTTTATTTTAGACACTGACCTAAATAAAATAACTATAGACGGGGAGCCTCTTGTGTTGAGGACAAATGTTTATCTTATGTTTAATAAGCCGCAAGGCTGCGTAACTTCGACAAGCGATCCCGTACACAAAACCGTAATGGATTATATAAAAGCTCCCTTTGACAGGATGACGCTGTTCCCTATCGGCCGGCTGGATATAGACACTGAAGGCCTTTTGATTATTACCGATGACGGCGAGATTACCCACAAGATTACCTCGCCTAAGTCGGGAACGGTAAAGACTTATTATCTGGAATTAAGCCGAGAGCCCTCCGATGAAGAATTTAAAAATTACTGTGAAGAGTTTGAAAAAGGAATTGTGTTAAAAAATGGTTATAAGTGTCTTCCTGCAAAATTCGAAAAATGTGAAAACAAAACCGGTTCTTTTAGAAGCGGATTTTTAATGCACATAACCGAAGGAAAATTCCATCAAGTTAAAAAAATGTGCTTAAGCGCAGGGAACGAACTTTGTTACCTGCGCCGTATTGCAGTCGGTTCAATAGTTTTAGATGAGACCTTGAAGACCGGAGAATACCGCGAGCTTTCTGCCGAAGAGATAGATTCGCTCAGAGATTATTGA
- the tyrS gene encoding tyrosine--tRNA ligase: protein MNKALKILQERGFIQQCTDLQALSDRMDKGQIAFYTGTDPTGPSLHIGHMVPIFALKHLCREGHKGVVLVGGGTSRIGDPSGKTEMRKMLSYDELDKNAASIQKQIEKFLAKDIKNVRFVNNKDWLADLNYIDFLRDIGSHFSVNKMLSFEAYKKRMETGLSFLEFNYQLLQSYDFLMLNQNYNIELQIGGDDQWGNMVAGSDLIRRKGGGEVFALTFSLVTRADGQKMGKSEKGAIFLDTALVSPYDFFQYWRNTADADVEKFMLLFTFLSIEEIKSVCAGDINKAKERLAFEVTALIHGKEEAEKALEGARAAFSGGGNKDAMPTANLSLSKLNEGIGIIDLFAEAGLASTKSDARRLVEQGGAFINEEKISDIKALIGKEKLDKDNEMILRAGKKRFMRIIFS, encoded by the coding sequence ATGAACAAAGCATTAAAAATATTACAGGAGAGGGGCTTTATTCAGCAATGTACCGATTTGCAAGCCCTTTCCGATAGAATGGACAAGGGGCAAATCGCCTTTTACACAGGAACCGACCCGACAGGGCCCAGCTTGCACATAGGGCACATGGTTCCGATTTTTGCCTTAAAGCATTTATGCCGTGAGGGGCACAAGGGTGTCGTTTTAGTCGGCGGAGGCACTTCGCGAATAGGAGACCCGTCGGGAAAAACAGAAATGCGTAAGATGCTTTCTTATGATGAACTCGATAAAAATGCGGCCTCAATTCAAAAACAGATTGAAAAATTTTTAGCGAAAGATATTAAGAATGTCCGCTTTGTCAACAACAAGGATTGGCTTGCCGATTTAAACTACATCGATTTTTTACGCGATATAGGTTCTCACTTTTCGGTCAACAAAATGCTCAGCTTTGAAGCCTACAAAAAAAGAATGGAAACGGGGCTTTCCTTTTTGGAATTCAATTATCAGCTTTTGCAAAGCTATGACTTTTTAATGCTCAATCAAAACTACAATATTGAACTCCAGATAGGCGGTGATGACCAGTGGGGAAACATGGTTGCAGGAAGCGACCTTATCCGCAGAAAGGGAGGCGGCGAAGTTTTTGCCCTCACCTTCTCTCTGGTTACAAGAGCCGACGGCCAAAAAATGGGAAAGAGCGAAAAGGGTGCGATCTTCTTGGATACTGCCCTTGTTTCTCCCTACGATTTTTTCCAATATTGGAGAAACACAGCCGATGCCGATGTCGAAAAGTTTATGCTGCTTTTTACATTCCTCTCTATAGAAGAAATAAAATCGGTTTGTGCAGGGGACATAAACAAGGCTAAAGAAAGATTAGCCTTTGAAGTTACAGCCCTCATTCACGGAAAAGAAGAAGCGGAAAAAGCCTTGGAAGGAGCAAGGGCGGCTTTTTCGGGCGGAGGAAATAAGGATGCCATGCCCACGGCGAATTTAAGTCTTTCAAAATTAAATGAGGGCATCGGTATTATTGACCTCTTTGCCGAAGCAGGACTTGCCTCCACCAAAAGCGATGCCCGCCGTCTTGTCGAGCAGGGAGGAGCTTTTATAAACGAAGAAAAAATTTCGGACATCAAGGCTCTAATCGGAAAAGAAAAACTCGACAAGGACAACGAGATGATTTTGCGTGCAGGTAAAAAACGATTTATGAGGATAATTTTCAGCTAA
- a CDS encoding Rpn family recombination-promoting nuclease/putative transposase, producing MEKLFKITLRNDYAFKRVFGVEENKDVLQDLLECILDIPPETIAGLELLDKEFQKELLTEKLGILDIKLRLNDGTFVDIEIQNNWHFDFPERTLYYWSKMYNENIKQGQDYTKLPKCITINLIGKGFDKNKRLHNKYLVLEQDTKEPLVSKLEIHILSLEKARLLKDGQCKDNKAKHLLHWLKFIETDNKEVRSVLAQESTMMAKANTAISVMEMSPRDKWLYDSRMKYEHDRASCISEGYRQGIDKGAHQKALETANLMKKANCEVDFIIQMTGLSKEEIEKL from the coding sequence ATGGAAAAATTGTTTAAAATAACCCTCCGCAATGACTATGCTTTTAAACGAGTCTTCGGAGTAGAGGAAAACAAAGATGTTCTACAGGACTTGCTGGAATGTATCCTAGACATTCCGCCTGAAACAATCGCGGGCTTGGAACTTTTGGATAAGGAGTTTCAGAAAGAGCTTTTAACTGAAAAGCTAGGTATTTTGGATATCAAGTTAAGACTAAACGACGGAACCTTTGTCGATATTGAAATTCAAAACAACTGGCATTTTGATTTTCCTGAAAGAACCTTATATTATTGGTCTAAGATGTACAATGAAAACATAAAACAAGGTCAAGACTATACAAAATTGCCAAAGTGTATTACAATAAACTTGATAGGAAAAGGCTTTGATAAAAATAAGCGTTTACACAACAAGTATCTTGTTTTAGAACAAGACACAAAAGAGCCTTTAGTTTCAAAACTTGAGATTCATATATTGAGCCTTGAAAAGGCAAGGCTCTTAAAGGATGGTCAATGTAAAGATAATAAAGCGAAACATTTATTACACTGGCTGAAATTTATTGAAACCGATAACAAGGAGGTACGTAGTGTGCTGGCACAAGAATCGACGATGATGGCAAAAGCAAATACCGCTATTTCTGTAATGGAAATGAGTCCTAGAGATAAATGGCTTTATGATTCCCGTATGAAATATGAACACGATAGAGCATCATGCATAAGTGAAGGTTATCGCCAAGGTATTGATAAAGGTGCTCACCAAAAAGCTCTCGAAACGGCAAATCTTATGAAAAAAGCAAATTGTGAAGTTGACTTTATCATACAAATGACCGGTCTTAGCAAAGAAGAGATAGAGAAACTATAA
- a CDS encoding MgtC/SapB family protein, which translates to MDAGALTDKIIIIRLLLSFLAGCCIGMERSGKRQVAGLRTHILICVGACGMMLISIWLPQMSGKGDTARIAAQVVSGMGFLGAGAILKIGANVKGLTTAASIWVIAGIGLAIGSGLYTAGIVMTVISLVTLSLVNRLELKIFPVRQNKFLEIYFHGNKPPMTEIINVLSDYSASIVSTNVRSSKSSKEHSKVVLFINVPKRLDISKMTEDFQKIEEVDTIVLREKIT; encoded by the coding sequence ATGGATGCCGGAGCTTTAACAGACAAAATAATTATTATTCGTTTACTTTTAAGCTTTTTAGCAGGTTGTTGTATAGGTATGGAGCGTTCCGGTAAAAGGCAGGTAGCGGGCTTACGCACTCATATCTTAATTTGTGTGGGAGCATGCGGGATGATGCTGATATCCATATGGCTTCCTCAAATGAGCGGTAAGGGCGATACGGCCAGGATCGCCGCTCAGGTTGTTTCGGGCATGGGTTTTTTAGGTGCCGGAGCTATTTTGAAGATAGGGGCCAACGTAAAAGGGCTCACAACAGCGGCTTCAATATGGGTAATTGCCGGAATAGGCTTGGCTATAGGAAGCGGACTATATACGGCCGGAATAGTGATGACCGTTATTTCTTTAGTGACTCTTTCACTTGTAAACAGACTTGAGCTTAAAATTTTCCCTGTAAGGCAAAACAAATTTTTGGAAATATATTTTCACGGAAATAAACCTCCTATGACGGAGATAATAAATGTTTTATCGGATTATTCTGCATCCATTGTATCTACAAATGTCCGCTCGTCAAAATCGTCCAAGGAACATTCTAAGGTCGTTCTTTTTATAAATGTTCCTAAGAGGCTGGATATTTCCAAGATGACCGAAGACTTTCAAAAAATAGAAGAAGTAGATACAATAGTACTGCGAGAAAAAATAACCTAA
- a CDS encoding phosphoglucomutase: MKDTNNSISINAELSKMILSASGWRKVFADSGKEEDESPDIKYEDSILVCHAALAFAEFLKTNFPKIKTIVIGRDSRPTGVAIEEVFIKTLISTSYDLKVVGCTAAPEIMAYARSIGAAFAYISASHNPIGHNGLKFGLDSGGVLDGDQAKTLINMFKERLKADDAEDTALKFLHDYNLKKMQDIRKQTVYVKKEALDAYHNYSKAVITNSADPKTQNKFFDKIKQAVNAAKREGQPISIVADFNGSARAASIDRQFFTDNEIALIGINEVPGNIVHGILPEGANLDFCAKKMEHLHLDPDASPLDKNCFLGYMPDCDGDRGNIIYWNEELNKAVPLEAQEVFALSVIAETAYSFYCKRGNKKPAIVVNGPTSLRIEEAAACFGAEVFRAEVGEANVVNLAAELREKNYDVRILGEGSNGGNITHPAKVRDPINTIFAILKLLLIKTEFMKKGLFHIWCEKSKQMDKYKPDFTLTDILKTLPQYTTTPTGEKRAILKIRTEDHSVLKGRYQKIFEEEWAKKKDELKSRFGIVRFRSFSNNGTKQTEDLKDFSVSGKGGLKIQFYNSKDEPLGFIWMRGSGTEPIFRIMADIKGLSLEDEKYLVEWQGEMVRRADLGA, translated from the coding sequence TTGAAAGACACAAACAACAGCATAAGTATAAATGCTGAATTATCCAAAATGATATTATCCGCCTCAGGATGGAGGAAGGTTTTTGCCGACTCAGGAAAAGAAGAAGACGAAAGCCCAGACATAAAATATGAAGATTCAATACTGGTATGTCATGCGGCTTTGGCCTTCGCTGAATTTTTAAAGACAAATTTTCCTAAAATAAAGACGATAGTGATCGGTAGGGACAGCCGGCCTACAGGCGTTGCTATCGAAGAAGTGTTTATAAAAACTCTTATTTCAACTTCTTATGATTTAAAGGTTGTAGGTTGTACGGCTGCTCCCGAAATCATGGCTTATGCAAGATCGATAGGTGCGGCCTTTGCTTATATTTCCGCCAGTCATAACCCGATAGGACATAACGGTCTTAAATTCGGCTTGGACTCAGGGGGCGTTCTTGACGGAGATCAAGCTAAAACCTTAATCAACATGTTTAAAGAGAGGCTCAAAGCCGATGATGCCGAAGATACTGCTTTAAAATTTCTGCATGATTATAATTTAAAAAAAATGCAAGATATAAGAAAGCAGACAGTCTATGTAAAAAAAGAAGCATTGGATGCTTATCATAATTATTCTAAGGCTGTAATTACAAATTCGGCTGATCCTAAAACACAAAATAAATTTTTTGATAAAATAAAACAGGCAGTTAATGCTGCAAAAAGAGAAGGTCAGCCTATTTCTATAGTTGCCGATTTTAACGGAAGTGCAAGAGCTGCCTCCATTGACAGACAGTTTTTTACGGACAATGAAATAGCATTAATCGGTATAAACGAAGTACCCGGAAATATCGTACACGGGATATTGCCTGAAGGAGCTAATCTGGATTTTTGTGCAAAAAAAATGGAACATCTTCACTTGGATCCGGATGCAAGCCCGTTGGATAAAAACTGCTTTTTAGGTTATATGCCTGATTGTGACGGCGACAGAGGAAATATTATCTATTGGAATGAGGAGCTTAATAAGGCTGTTCCTCTTGAAGCTCAAGAGGTATTTGCTCTTTCAGTGATTGCAGAGACGGCTTATTCTTTCTATTGTAAGCGAGGTAATAAAAAGCCCGCTATTGTTGTAAACGGTCCTACATCCTTGCGGATTGAAGAAGCTGCAGCCTGTTTTGGTGCCGAGGTTTTTAGAGCTGAAGTAGGCGAGGCTAATGTAGTTAATCTAGCCGCCGAATTACGGGAAAAAAATTATGATGTTAGAATTTTAGGAGAGGGTTCAAACGGAGGAAACATTACCCACCCTGCAAAGGTAAGGGATCCGATAAATACCATTTTTGCAATTTTAAAACTCCTTTTAATAAAAACGGAATTTATGAAAAAAGGGCTTTTCCATATTTGGTGCGAAAAGTCAAAACAAATGGATAAATATAAACCCGATTTTACCTTGACCGATATTTTAAAAACCTTGCCGCAATATACAACAACTCCCACCGGAGAAAAAAGAGCTATTTTAAAAATCCGTACTGAGGATCATTCCGTTCTAAAGGGCAGGTACCAAAAGATATTTGAAGAAGAATGGGCTAAAAAGAAAGATGAACTTAAAAGCAGATTCGGTATTGTAAGATTCCGCAGTTTTTCAAATAACGGAACAAAGCAGACTGAAGACCTTAAAGACTTTTCCGTTTCGGGTAAGGGCGGCCTTAAGATTCAATTTTATAATTCAAAAGATGAGCCTTTAGGTTTTATCTGGATGAGGGGTTCCGGAACGGAGCCGATATTCAGAATAATGGCCGATATAAAAGGCTTGTCGCTTGAAGATGAAAAATACTTGGTTGAATGGCAGGGTGAGATGGTAAGGCGTGCCGATTTAGGCGCATAG
- a CDS encoding PUR family DNA/RNA-binding protein has translation MGIRGELFTTQVSAENRTYFFNVKENTKGDVFLQVVESKVSEGLGFDRHAVVVFEDEMRPFLQGLDKCIEFIEKNRKEKAKAKAKKVSDAKKAAEKSDKPAKPRASKGQSAEKKDGEKSRVKKVIKKKTR, from the coding sequence ATGGGAATTAGAGGTGAACTTTTTACAACTCAGGTTTCGGCGGAAAACCGGACTTATTTTTTTAATGTTAAAGAAAATACAAAGGGCGACGTTTTTTTACAGGTTGTCGAAAGCAAGGTTTCCGAGGGGCTTGGCTTTGACCGCCATGCCGTTGTCGTATTTGAAGATGAAATGAGGCCTTTTTTGCAGGGGCTGGATAAATGTATAGAATTTATCGAAAAAAACAGAAAGGAAAAAGCAAAGGCTAAGGCGAAGAAGGTTAGCGATGCAAAAAAAGCTGCCGAAAAAAGCGATAAGCCTGCAAAGCCTCGTGCTTCCAAAGGCCAAAGTGCTGAAAAGAAAGACGGGGAAAAATCAAGGGTAAAAAAAGTAATAAAAAAGAAGACCCGCTGA
- a CDS encoding NADH:flavin oxidoreductase, whose product MSLLFSSFKIKNIELNTKLVMPPMASEKADAGGIVSQALCDYYDEKTKGSYIGLVIIEHSYVSPQGKASAGQLSISDDSTIEGFKKLASVLHKNGAKVIAQISHAGAAARHKITGYDVLSSSSVMIPRKAPDYELPRAMTQEDIDKVINDFVQAARRAKEAGLDGVEIHSAHGYLLNQFFSPIMNKRTDKYNGSSIEGRTRLHIEIIEAIRKMTGLDFLIAVRLGACDYISGGSSLEDSVEACLLFKKAGVDLLDISGGFCGYTNPELEEEGWFSRITQAVKEKVGAPVILTGGIVSPEAAEKILQEEKADLIGVGRALLNDSDWPKKAKQKLEG is encoded by the coding sequence ATGTCTTTATTGTTTTCTAGTTTTAAAATTAAAAATATAGAGCTTAACACAAAATTGGTAATGCCTCCTATGGCTTCCGAAAAGGCTGATGCCGGCGGAATTGTGAGCCAAGCCCTTTGCGATTATTATGATGAAAAAACGAAAGGTTCTTATATCGGGCTTGTAATAATAGAACACTCTTATGTAAGTCCCCAAGGAAAGGCCAGTGCCGGTCAGCTTTCTATTTCAGATGATTCTACAATAGAAGGTTTTAAAAAACTGGCTTCCGTTTTACATAAAAACGGAGCGAAGGTAATAGCCCAGATTTCCCATGCAGGTGCTGCTGCAAGACATAAAATAACAGGATATGATGTGTTAAGTTCAAGTTCCGTTATGATTCCGCGTAAAGCTCCTGATTATGAACTACCTCGTGCGATGACGCAAGAAGATATAGATAAGGTTATAAACGATTTTGTTCAGGCCGCAAGGCGTGCGAAGGAAGCCGGCCTTGACGGCGTGGAAATACATTCTGCCCACGGCTATTTATTGAACCAGTTTTTTTCACCTATTATGAATAAACGCACAGACAAATATAACGGATCTTCCATTGAAGGCAGAACAAGACTTCATATAGAAATTATAGAGGCCATTCGTAAAATGACCGGCCTCGATTTTTTAATTGCCGTCCGTTTGGGGGCCTGTGATTATATTTCCGGAGGAAGTTCTCTTGAAGATTCAGTAGAGGCTTGCCTTCTTTTTAAAAAAGCCGGAGTTGACTTACTTGATATTTCGGGAGGTTTTTGCGGATATACTAATCCCGAACTTGAAGAAGAAGGATGGTTTAGCCGTATAACTCAAGCCGTAAAAGAAAAAGTAGGAGCGCCTGTAATTCTCACCGGAGGAATTGTAAGCCCCGAAGCTGCCGAAAAAATTCTACAGGAAGAAAAAGCCGATCTAATCGGTGTAGGGCGGGCTCTTTTAAATGATTCCGACTGGCCTAAAAAGGCAAAACAAAAATTGGAAGGCTGA
- a CDS encoding YibE/F family protein, translating to MRDKIFAVIIFLITILLFIFMPQIRDSLGQRPMFIQEFAVGVVQDVLEEDLTEDPIVTGRYRGVQKISVKILDGSKKNNVYETYNTLSALHNTRAYKDLKAVFTIRVQDGKESIWLYNQKRDTHIYILVLLFALSLIFLGKRQGFKSLLGLVFTCTVIVSLLVPALFAGFAPIPISILLVSVVTFVSFILVSGFSRKTYAAILGTICGISIAGLISIIVSYTANLSGVNMEGGEQLLNIAPDYNLKLNGLLFISILIASLGAVMDVSMSVSSSMHEILTIDPTIEKKKLFKSGLNVGKDITGTMSNTLILAFAGTSLPLIMMIWGYGMSLRQFINIPKIVIHIVQGLAGSMGIITSVPCTAFFAAVLPRK from the coding sequence ATGCGCGATAAAATCTTTGCGGTAATTATATTTTTAATTACTATCCTTTTATTTATATTTATGCCTCAAATTCGGGACAGCTTAGGACAAAGACCTATGTTTATTCAGGAGTTTGCTGTAGGAGTGGTTCAAGATGTCTTAGAAGAAGATCTTACTGAGGATCCCATAGTTACCGGACGTTATCGCGGAGTACAAAAAATTTCAGTGAAAATTTTGGATGGCAGTAAAAAAAATAATGTTTATGAAACATATAATACTTTAAGTGCTCTGCATAATACAAGGGCCTATAAGGATTTAAAGGCTGTCTTTACAATCAGGGTTCAAGACGGCAAAGAAAGTATTTGGTTGTACAATCAAAAACGGGATACCCATATTTATATCTTAGTCTTGCTCTTTGCCCTTTCTTTAATTTTTCTCGGCAAAAGGCAGGGCTTTAAGTCTTTACTGGGTTTGGTTTTTACATGTACAGTTATTGTGAGCCTTTTAGTTCCTGCTTTATTTGCGGGCTTTGCACCTATTCCTATTTCCATTTTACTTGTTTCGGTAGTCACCTTCGTAAGTTTTATTTTGGTAAGCGGTTTTTCCCGTAAGACCTATGCTGCAATACTCGGGACCATTTGCGGAATAAGTATAGCAGGGCTTATTTCGATAATAGTTTCCTATACGGCAAATCTTTCGGGTGTGAATATGGAAGGAGGAGAACAGCTTTTGAATATTGCCCCTGATTATAATCTAAAATTAAACGGGCTTCTTTTTATTTCTATTTTAATTGCTTCTCTTGGGGCTGTAATGGATGTAAGTATGTCCGTCTCCTCTTCGATGCACGAAATATTAACAATAGATCCTACAATCGAAAAAAAGAAATTATTTAAATCAGGCCTAAATGTAGGAAAGGATATAACCGGAACTATGAGTAATACTCTTATTCTGGCCTTTGCAGGGACATCTCTGCCTTTGATAATGATGATATGGGGATATGGCATGAGTTTAAGGCAATTTATAAATATACCAAAAATTGTAATACATATTGTACAAGGGCTTGCCGGCAGTATGGGTATAATAACATCTGTTCCATGTACGGCATTTTTTGCGGCAGTGCTTCCGCGTAAATAA